The following proteins come from a genomic window of Streptomyces sp. ALI-76-A:
- a CDS encoding hydrogenase maturation protease, with protein MSSSTPLLVAGVGNIFLADDAFGPEVIRALDHHPLPPGVRVKDFGIRGLDLAYELLDGYRTAVLVDAAPRGHRPGTLSLIEPELPGTTAAAAPPEAHGMDPARVLALAAHLGDGPLPRVLLLACEPLVQPTGDEDITAGLSAPVREAVGRAVTALHTMVPALLADPAATPALGRPEESAEPCPAGRPHETAGGTQDR; from the coding sequence GTGAGCTCTTCCACCCCCCTTCTCGTGGCGGGCGTCGGCAACATCTTTCTCGCCGACGACGCCTTCGGCCCCGAGGTGATCCGCGCCCTCGACCACCACCCGCTGCCGCCCGGCGTACGGGTCAAGGACTTCGGCATCCGCGGCCTGGATCTCGCCTACGAACTGCTGGACGGGTACCGCACCGCGGTGCTGGTCGACGCGGCTCCGCGCGGACACCGGCCCGGGACCCTGTCCCTGATCGAGCCGGAGCTTCCTGGAACCACCGCCGCGGCGGCCCCGCCCGAGGCCCACGGCATGGACCCGGCCCGGGTGCTGGCCCTGGCCGCGCACCTGGGCGACGGGCCACTGCCGCGCGTCCTGCTGCTGGCCTGCGAACCGCTTGTGCAGCCGACCGGCGACGAGGACATCACCGCCGGGCTCAGCGCGCCCGTACGGGAGGCGGTCGGCCGGGCCGTCACCGCGCTGCACACGATGGTCCCGGCTCTGCTCGCCGACCCAGCGGCAACGCCTGCGTTGGGCCGCCCGGAGGAATCCGCCGAGCCGTGCCCGGCCGGTCGCCCGCACGAGACGGCCGGCGGCACGCAGGATCGGTAG
- the hypB gene encoding hydrogenase nickel incorporation protein HypB translates to MCQSADVKQAVLAKNDGLATALRDDLTRRGVTVVNLLSSPGSGKTELLGLVLARAVRRGVPVAALTADLATENDARRLARSGALVKQLLTDGLCHLEARQVRGHLDGWLPEDNELLFVENVGNLVCPASYDLGETLRIVLMAVTEGEDKPLKYPTAFGSAHLVVVTKTDLAEAAGFDEAAFRSHVHRVNPGVEIVRSCARTGDGVDTVLERALAVRYGAPEHRPPLAPQSQGHTHEPGADPGHPHPHATSAPAT, encoded by the coding sequence ATGTGTCAGTCCGCCGACGTCAAACAGGCCGTCCTGGCGAAGAACGACGGCCTGGCCACCGCCCTGCGCGACGACCTCACGCGGCGGGGCGTCACCGTGGTCAACCTGCTCTCCAGCCCCGGCAGCGGCAAGACGGAACTGCTCGGCCTGGTACTGGCCCGGGCGGTGCGGCGGGGTGTCCCGGTGGCCGCGCTCACCGCCGACCTGGCCACGGAGAACGACGCCCGCCGACTGGCCCGTTCGGGGGCTTTGGTGAAGCAGTTGCTGACCGACGGACTGTGTCATCTGGAGGCCCGTCAGGTACGCGGCCACCTCGACGGATGGCTGCCCGAGGACAACGAGCTGCTGTTCGTGGAGAACGTCGGCAACCTCGTCTGCCCGGCGTCCTACGACCTCGGCGAAACCCTGCGCATCGTGCTGATGGCGGTGACCGAGGGCGAGGACAAGCCGCTGAAATACCCCACCGCCTTCGGCTCCGCCCATCTGGTGGTGGTCACCAAGACAGACCTGGCCGAAGCGGCCGGTTTCGACGAGGCCGCCTTCCGCAGCCATGTGCACCGGGTCAACCCGGGCGTGGAGATCGTACGGTCCTGCGCGCGCACCGGCGACGGCGTCGACACCGTCCTGGAACGTGCCCTCGCCGTACGGTACGGCGCGCCCGAACACCGGCCTCCCCTCGCGCCCCAGTCGCAGGGGCACACCCACGAGCCCGGCGCAGATCCGGGGCATCCGCACCCGCACGCCACGTCCGCCCCCGCCACGTGA
- the hypF gene encoding carbamoyltransferase HypF codes for MTAPAAEAVRRRITVRGTVQGVGFRPYVHRLAADLALAGFVSNTAQGVLIEVEGPPTGVAGFCSRLAQEPPPLAAVTGIGVEDVPATGAADGFTIRGTEQSPGRTQLPPDTATCADCLRELADPADRRHRHPFVTCTHCGPRFTIATAMPYDRAATTMADFPMCSACAGEYGDPGDRRFHAQPVACGDCGPRLRLVPAAGTDVRPARGEDALAAARGLLAAGRIVAVKGVGGYHLACDATDERAVAALRTRKARGGKPFAVMCADLPTVRRIALLSVGERAVLTSPRRPIVLLRRRPEPDGLRLAPGVCPGSPHLGVLLPYTPVHTLLCGLPGDPPGPRALVMTSGNRSGEPIVTDDDEALTRLAQVADAWLVHDRGIVSPCDDSLLRVRADGTEQVLRRSRGYVPRPLRLPFAVRPALAVGGDLKNALCLGDGDQAWFGPHIGDMGDLAGLEAARRAERHMRRLTGVTPALVAADRHPGYHSTRWARRRAAELPQARPALVQHHHAHIASAMAESGLDGTTPVIGVAFDGTGYGDDGTVWGGEVLLADYSGYRRFAHLTPAPLPGGDAAVANPCRTALARLWAAGLRWQPALPSVAACSHEELALLERQLASNVACVPTSSMGRLFDAVSSLAGVCHRAGYEAQAALELEAAAAVAWEADTAAYAFGFAAGSAPVRCDPAPLLRALVADLRRGTPAPVLAARFHRAVAGAVAEICRRARRDTGLATVALSGGVFANGLLEQECTALLAADGFTVLRHGEVPPGDGGLALGQLVVAARERHEETAIARTDETE; via the coding sequence GTGACAGCGCCCGCCGCCGAGGCCGTGCGCCGTCGCATCACCGTGCGGGGAACGGTGCAGGGCGTGGGGTTCCGCCCGTACGTGCACCGGCTGGCCGCCGACCTCGCACTGGCCGGGTTCGTCAGCAACACCGCACAGGGTGTGCTGATCGAGGTGGAAGGGCCGCCCACGGGCGTCGCGGGGTTCTGCTCCCGGCTGGCCCAGGAGCCGCCGCCGCTGGCCGCCGTGACGGGTATCGGCGTGGAGGACGTCCCCGCCACAGGTGCCGCCGACGGTTTCACCATCCGGGGCACCGAGCAGTCACCGGGGCGCACCCAGCTCCCGCCCGACACCGCGACCTGCGCCGACTGCCTGCGGGAGCTGGCCGACCCGGCCGACCGCCGCCACCGGCACCCGTTCGTCACCTGCACCCACTGCGGTCCCCGCTTCACGATCGCCACAGCCATGCCGTACGACCGCGCCGCGACGACCATGGCCGACTTCCCGATGTGCTCCGCCTGCGCGGGGGAGTACGGCGACCCGGGCGACCGGCGCTTCCACGCCCAGCCCGTGGCCTGCGGGGACTGCGGGCCCCGGCTGCGCCTGGTACCCGCGGCCGGCACCGATGTCCGCCCGGCGCGGGGCGAGGATGCCCTGGCGGCGGCCCGCGGGCTGCTGGCGGCCGGTCGGATCGTCGCCGTGAAGGGCGTCGGCGGCTACCACCTGGCATGCGACGCCACCGACGAGCGGGCCGTCGCCGCTCTGCGCACTCGCAAGGCGCGGGGCGGCAAACCGTTCGCGGTGATGTGCGCCGACCTGCCGACCGTGCGGCGGATCGCCCTGCTCTCCGTCGGCGAACGGGCCGTGCTCACCAGCCCCCGCCGCCCCATCGTGCTGCTGCGCCGACGCCCCGAGCCGGACGGACTGCGGCTCGCGCCCGGGGTGTGTCCCGGCAGTCCGCACCTCGGCGTGCTGCTGCCCTACACTCCGGTGCACACCCTGCTGTGCGGACTGCCCGGGGATCCCCCCGGCCCTCGCGCGCTCGTCATGACCAGCGGCAATCGCTCCGGCGAGCCGATCGTCACGGACGACGACGAGGCCCTGACCCGGCTGGCGCAGGTGGCCGACGCCTGGCTCGTCCACGACCGCGGCATCGTCTCGCCCTGCGACGACTCGCTGCTGCGGGTACGCGCCGACGGCACCGAGCAGGTGTTGCGCCGCTCCCGCGGGTATGTCCCACGTCCGCTGCGGCTCCCGTTCGCGGTCCGCCCCGCGCTCGCCGTGGGCGGCGACCTGAAGAACGCGCTCTGCCTCGGCGACGGCGATCAGGCCTGGTTCGGCCCGCACATCGGTGACATGGGCGACCTCGCCGGCCTGGAGGCCGCCCGGCGCGCTGAGCGGCACATGCGGCGCCTGACGGGCGTCACCCCTGCACTCGTCGCCGCCGACAGGCATCCGGGCTACCACTCCACCCGGTGGGCCCGCCGCCGCGCCGCCGAGCTGCCGCAGGCGCGGCCCGCGCTCGTGCAGCACCATCACGCGCACATCGCCTCGGCGATGGCGGAGAGCGGCCTCGACGGCACCACGCCCGTGATCGGCGTCGCCTTCGACGGCACCGGCTACGGCGACGACGGCACGGTCTGGGGCGGTGAGGTCCTGCTCGCCGACTATTCCGGCTACCGGCGTTTCGCTCACCTGACCCCCGCCCCGCTGCCCGGTGGGGACGCTGCTGTCGCCAACCCCTGCCGCACGGCACTGGCCCGACTGTGGGCCGCCGGCCTGCGGTGGCAGCCCGCACTGCCCAGTGTCGCCGCCTGCTCACACGAAGAACTTGCCCTTTTGGAACGGCAGTTGGCGAGCAACGTCGCGTGTGTGCCCACGTCGAGCATGGGGCGGCTCTTCGACGCCGTGTCCTCTCTGGCGGGCGTGTGCCATCGCGCGGGCTACGAGGCGCAGGCCGCGCTGGAGCTGGAGGCCGCGGCGGCCGTCGCGTGGGAGGCGGACACGGCGGCGTACGCCTTCGGGTTCGCGGCCGGATCCGCCCCCGTGAGGTGCGATCCCGCGCCGCTGCTGCGCGCCCTCGTCGCCGACCTGCGTCGCGGCACGCCGGCGCCCGTGCTCGCGGCCCGGTTCCACCGGGCAGTCGCCGGAGCCGTCGCCGAGATCTGCCGGAGGGCGCGCCGCGACACCGGGCTGGCCACCGTCGCCCTCAGCGGCGGTGTGTTCGCCAACGGTCTGCTGGAGCAGGAGTGCACGGCACTGCTGGCCGCGGACGGCTTCACGGTGCTGCGCCACGGCGAGGTACCGCCCGGCGACGGGGGACTGGCCCTCGGGCAGCTCGTGGTCGCGGCACGGGAGCGGCACGAGGAAACGGCAATCGCACGCACCGACGAGACGGAGTGA
- a CDS encoding HypC/HybG/HupF family hydrogenase formation chaperone — MCLAVPGRVVAIDDRADPLTGMIDFGGVQKRACLEYVSDVRVGEYVIVHVGFALQKLDEESARASLELFEQLGLLEEEFGDAWQQAAQQAGSDAPRAPATDERGESGSEAR; from the coding sequence ATGTGTCTGGCAGTGCCCGGCAGAGTCGTGGCCATCGACGACCGTGCCGACCCGCTCACCGGGATGATCGACTTCGGGGGTGTGCAGAAGCGGGCATGCCTGGAGTACGTGTCCGACGTCCGGGTCGGGGAGTACGTCATCGTCCACGTCGGGTTCGCCCTCCAGAAGCTGGATGAGGAGTCGGCCCGGGCGTCCCTGGAGCTCTTCGAGCAACTCGGGCTCCTCGAGGAGGAGTTCGGCGACGCCTGGCAACAGGCGGCGCAGCAGGCCGGGAGCGACGCCCCGCGCGCCCCCGCCACCGACGAGCGCGGGGAGAGCGGGAGCGAGGCCCGATGA
- the hypD gene encoding hydrogenase formation protein HypD: protein MKYIDEFNDPDLARRLLDEIRATVTRPWALMEVCGGQTHSIIRHGIDQLLPDEVELIHGPGCPVCVTPLEMIDKALEIASRPGVVFCSFGDMLRVPGTDRDLFRVKGEGGDVRVVYSPLDALELARRHPDREVVFFAIGFETTAPANAMAVHQARRLGIDNFSLLVSHVRVPPAIEAIMTAPTCRVQGFLAAGHVCSVMGMAEYPGLAARHRVPLVVTGFEPLDILEGIRLAVHQLERGEHRVENAYARAVREEGNPAALRMIEEVFEVTDRSWRGIGRIPASGWRLTDAYRAFDAEHRFDVTGIRTEEPAACRSGDVLQGLIKPVECPAFGTDCTPRTPLGATMVSSEGACAAYYLYRRMDGPVPDGTRAPQEEMNPVG from the coding sequence ATGAAGTACATCGACGAGTTCAACGATCCGGATCTGGCACGGCGGCTGCTGGACGAGATCCGCGCGACGGTCACCCGGCCGTGGGCGCTGATGGAGGTGTGCGGCGGCCAGACACACTCCATCATCCGGCACGGCATCGACCAGTTGCTTCCGGACGAGGTGGAGCTGATCCACGGGCCCGGCTGCCCCGTGTGTGTCACCCCGCTGGAGATGATCGACAAAGCGCTGGAGATCGCCTCCCGCCCCGGGGTCGTCTTCTGCTCGTTCGGGGACATGCTGCGGGTGCCGGGTACCGACCGGGACCTGTTCCGGGTCAAGGGCGAGGGCGGCGACGTCCGCGTGGTGTACTCCCCGCTCGACGCGCTCGAGCTCGCCCGTCGGCACCCGGACCGCGAGGTGGTGTTCTTCGCCATCGGCTTCGAGACCACCGCGCCGGCCAACGCGATGGCCGTCCATCAGGCCCGCCGCCTCGGCATCGACAACTTCAGCCTTCTGGTCTCCCATGTGCGGGTGCCGCCCGCCATCGAGGCCATCATGACGGCCCCCACGTGCAGGGTGCAGGGCTTCCTTGCCGCCGGGCACGTGTGCAGCGTGATGGGCATGGCCGAATACCCGGGCCTGGCCGCACGCCATCGGGTACCCCTCGTCGTGACCGGCTTCGAACCGCTGGACATCCTCGAAGGCATCCGCCTCGCGGTGCACCAGCTGGAGCGCGGCGAACACCGTGTGGAGAACGCCTACGCCCGCGCGGTGCGCGAGGAGGGCAACCCGGCCGCGTTGCGCATGATCGAGGAGGTGTTCGAGGTCACCGACCGGTCCTGGCGCGGCATCGGGCGCATTCCCGCCAGCGGCTGGCGGCTGACGGACGCCTACCGCGCCTTCGACGCCGAACACCGCTTCGACGTCACCGGCATCCGCACCGAGGAACCCGCGGCGTGCCGCAGCGGCGACGTGCTGCAGGGACTGATCAAGCCGGTCGAGTGCCCCGCCTTCGGCACCGACTGCACTCCGCGCACCCCGCTCGGCGCCACCATGGTCTCCAGCGAGGGCGCCTGCGCCGCCTACTACCTGTACCGCCGCATGGACGGCCCGGTGCCGGACGGCACCCGGGCCCCGCAGGAGGAGATGAACCCCGTTGGCTGA
- the hypE gene encoding hydrogenase expression/formation protein HypE yields MAELADPSAPVDPADWTCPAPLRDQPIVVMGHGGGGTLSAELVEQVFTPAYGNAILAALGDSAVLELGGVRLAFSTDSYVVRPLFFPGGSLGDLAVNGTVNDLAMSGARPAHLSAAFVLEEGVELTVVERIARALGTAAEAAGVTVVTGDTKVVEAGHGDGVYVTTAGIGLVPDGVDIRPQRARPGDAVIVSGPIGLHGVAIMSVREGMDFGAEVASDTAPLAGLVSAMLAVTPDVHVLRDPTRGGLAASLNEIARISGTGVRLRERAIPVPDAVANACGFLGLDPLYVANEGRLVAFVPRPAADEVLAAMRAHPQGAGAALIGECVAEHPGMVVVSTGLGGTRVVDMPLGEQLPRIC; encoded by the coding sequence TTGGCTGAACTCGCTGACCCCTCGGCACCCGTCGACCCCGCGGACTGGACGTGCCCGGCCCCCTTGCGCGACCAGCCGATCGTGGTGATGGGACACGGGGGAGGCGGCACCCTGTCCGCCGAACTCGTCGAGCAGGTCTTCACGCCCGCGTACGGCAACGCCATTCTCGCCGCGCTCGGCGACTCCGCGGTCCTCGAGCTCGGCGGAGTCCGACTGGCGTTCTCCACCGACTCCTACGTCGTCAGGCCGCTGTTCTTCCCCGGTGGCAGCCTCGGCGACCTGGCCGTCAACGGCACTGTGAACGACCTGGCCATGAGCGGCGCCCGGCCCGCCCACCTGTCCGCCGCGTTCGTCCTGGAGGAGGGCGTGGAACTGACCGTGGTGGAGCGGATCGCGCGCGCCCTCGGCACCGCCGCCGAGGCGGCCGGGGTCACGGTGGTCACGGGAGACACCAAGGTGGTGGAGGCGGGGCACGGCGACGGCGTGTACGTCACCACCGCCGGGATCGGGCTCGTCCCGGACGGTGTGGACATCCGCCCGCAGCGCGCGCGGCCAGGCGACGCCGTCATCGTCAGCGGCCCGATCGGCCTGCACGGCGTGGCGATCATGAGCGTACGAGAGGGCATGGACTTCGGCGCCGAGGTGGCCAGTGACACGGCGCCCCTCGCCGGCCTGGTGTCGGCCATGCTCGCGGTCACTCCCGACGTGCACGTGCTGCGGGATCCCACCCGGGGCGGCCTCGCCGCGTCGCTCAACGAGATCGCCCGCATCTCCGGCACCGGTGTACGGCTGCGCGAGCGGGCCATCCCGGTGCCGGACGCCGTCGCCAACGCCTGCGGCTTCCTGGGTCTGGACCCGCTGTACGTGGCCAACGAGGGCCGCTTGGTCGCCTTCGTACCCCGCCCGGCGGCCGACGAGGTCCTGGCCGCGATGCGCGCCCACCCGCAGGGCGCGGGCGCCGCGCTCATCGGCGAGTGCGTCGCCGAGCATCCCGGCATGGTGGTGGTCTCCACCGGCCTGGGCGGCACCCGAGTCGTGGACATGCCCCTGGGGGAACAGCTGCCGCGTATCTGCTGA
- the hypA gene encoding hydrogenase maturation nickel metallochaperone HypA — translation MHELSIATAIVEQATELARADGTESVSAVTVRVGELAGVVPEALEFAFEVARDGTALAAARLVVEQVPARAWCEPCAAEFPVGMPPFFWCPDCHRPAPTLRSGRELQITGVEQAPVPS, via the coding sequence GTGCATGAGCTGTCGATCGCGACCGCGATCGTGGAACAGGCCACCGAGCTCGCGCGGGCGGACGGGACGGAGTCCGTCTCGGCGGTGACCGTACGGGTCGGTGAGCTGGCGGGCGTGGTGCCCGAGGCCCTCGAGTTCGCCTTCGAGGTGGCCCGTGACGGCACCGCCCTCGCCGCGGCCCGGCTCGTCGTCGAGCAGGTGCCCGCCCGCGCCTGGTGCGAGCCGTGCGCCGCGGAGTTCCCGGTGGGCATGCCCCCGTTCTTCTGGTGCCCGGATTGCCACCGCCCCGCCCCGACGCTGCGCAGCGGCCGGGAACTCCAGATCACCGGGGTCGAGCAGGCACCGGTGCCGTCCTGA
- a CDS encoding DUF5947 family protein — protein MTAGGALAALIRSSADRRVGGPEERCDLCAAPLAGDHRHVYETGREEALCACPACSVLFADSGAGDGQYRLIPQRRVKLPPVETGPLGVPVGLAFFVPRQDGTVVAHYPSPAGATRWEVDASAWREAVSECPDLAGVVPEVEALLVNTSRNLRHHWIVPVDECFRLVALVRREWRGLSGGGRVWPAVEEFFAGLAERP, from the coding sequence GTGACCGCCGGCGGCGCCCTGGCCGCGCTCATCCGCTCCTCCGCCGACCGACGGGTGGGCGGCCCCGAGGAGCGGTGCGACCTGTGCGCGGCACCGCTCGCCGGCGACCACCGACACGTGTACGAAACCGGCCGCGAGGAAGCCCTGTGCGCCTGCCCGGCGTGCTCGGTGCTGTTCGCGGACAGCGGCGCGGGCGACGGCCAGTACCGGCTGATCCCGCAGCGGCGGGTGAAACTGCCACCGGTCGAGACGGGACCGCTCGGGGTGCCCGTCGGCCTGGCGTTCTTCGTGCCCCGGCAGGACGGCACGGTCGTCGCGCACTACCCGAGCCCGGCCGGGGCCACCCGGTGGGAGGTGGATGCCTCGGCGTGGCGGGAGGCGGTGTCGGAGTGTCCGGATCTCGCCGGCGTGGTACCCGAGGTCGAGGCGCTGCTGGTGAACACCTCCCGGAACCTGCGGCACCACTGGATCGTGCCGGTCGACGAGTGCTTCCGACTCGTCGCCCTCGTCCGCCGGGAGTGGCGGGGGCTGTCCGGCGGTGGCCGGGTCTGGCCCGCCGTCGAGGAGTTCTTCGCCGGGCTGGCCGAACGGCCGTGA
- a CDS encoding NifU family protein — protein sequence MTEPAPAAVAEPSEGAGPALRLDDGEVAARIARIDELLEKVQIAPGPMAQTAIDAVRVLTEVYGEALARVLDHADAALAERLTEDELLGHLLVLHDLHPEPPDRRAARAVERLRPAVRERGGDVTLDSVEGPVARVRLRTAGCGSGCGSASTGVEEAVREAVLAVAPELTSVETVPETESRQPAFVPVDSLMRRPAAPQGST from the coding sequence ATGACTGAGCCCGCACCCGCGGCGGTCGCGGAACCGAGTGAGGGCGCCGGGCCGGCCCTCAGGCTGGACGACGGCGAGGTGGCGGCGCGGATCGCCCGTATCGACGAGCTGTTGGAGAAGGTGCAGATCGCGCCCGGGCCCATGGCGCAGACGGCCATCGACGCCGTCCGTGTGCTCACCGAGGTCTACGGCGAGGCGCTCGCCCGGGTGCTGGACCACGCGGACGCCGCCCTGGCCGAGCGTCTCACCGAGGACGAGCTCCTCGGCCACCTGCTGGTGCTGCACGACCTGCACCCCGAACCACCCGATCGCCGCGCCGCCCGTGCCGTCGAGCGGCTGCGGCCCGCCGTGCGGGAGCGCGGCGGCGACGTGACGCTGGACAGCGTCGAGGGACCGGTTGCCCGCGTGCGGCTGCGCACCGCCGGCTGCGGCTCCGGGTGCGGCTCGGCGTCCACAGGGGTCGAGGAAGCCGTACGGGAGGCCGTGCTCGCCGTGGCACCGGAGCTGACGAGCGTCGAAACGGTGCCGGAGACGGAGTCCCGGCAGCCCGCGTTCGTGCCCGTCGACTCACTGATGCGCCGACCCGCCGCGCCGCAGGGATCCACGTGA